ATAAATCAGTTCTTCAGCAATACGACCGGCATACGCTGTTGCAATCATCCCTTCGAGTTTCAAGCGGCTACGGCTAACTTCATCACCTTCAGGTAAGAAGAACGCCACACCCAATGCCTGACCACGTGGAACGATGGTAACTTTATGAACAGGGTCATGCTCTGGCATTAAGTGACCGATAATCATGTGGCCACCTTCGTGGTAAGCCGTTGATTCTTTTTGCTCTTCGGTCATCATCAGAGAACGACGCTCTGCACCCATCCAAATTTTGTCACGCGCTTTTTCAAATTCAACCATGGAGACGACACGCATATTTGCGCGAGCGGCAAACAGGGCAGCTTCGTTAACCAAGTTTGCTAATTCAGCACCCGAGAAACCAGGTGTTGCACGAGCAAGGATGAATGTGTCCACGCTTGGGTCGATAGGCACACGACGCATATGTACTTTCAGGATTTGTTCACGGCCACGTACGTCTGGTAAACCAACGACGACCTGACGGTCAAAACGGCCTGGACGTAATAATGCAGGGTCAAGAACATCTGCACGGTTAGTTGCCGCGATAACAATAATCCCTTCGTTGCCTTCGAAACCGTCCATCTCAACTAGCATCTGGTTCAAGGTTTGCTCACGTTCATCGTGACCACCACCTAAACCGGCACCACGTTGGCGACCCACGGCATCGATTTCATCGATAAAGATGATACAAGGCGCTGCTTTTTTCGCTTGTTCGAACATATCACGAACACGCGAAGCACCCACACCCACAAACATTTCGACGAAGTCGGAACCCGAAATGGTGAAGAATGGGACTTTTGCTTCGCCTGCGATAGCTTTCGCAAGTAAGGTTTTACCCGTACCTGGAGGACCTACCATCAGGACGCCTTTAGGAATTTTACCGCCAAGTTTTTGGAAGCGAGCAGGTTCACGCAGGAACTCAACGATCTCGCCCACTTCTTCTTTGGCTTCGTCACACCCAGCAACATCTGCAAATGTTGTTTTGATCTGATCTTCTGTCAGCATGCGGGCTTTACTTTTGCCGAATGACATTGCCCCTTTGCCGCCGCCACCTTGCATTTGGCGCATAAAGAAAATCCAGACACCAATCAACAGAAGCATTGGGAACCAGGAAATGAAAATAGATGTCAGTAAGCTAGGTTCTTCTGGTGGTTCACCAACGACAGTTACATGCTTGTTCAGCATGGTGTCTAACAGCTTCTCGTCCTGCATAGGAAGATAAGTTGTATAGCGGCTATTATCAGCCTTTCTGACGTTCAATTCACGACCTGTGATACGAACTTCACGTACCTGATCCTGGGCTAACTCATTGATAAACGTTGAATAATCAACTCTGCGACTATTCGAATCGCTTGGGCCAAAACTCTGGAACAAGGACATCAGAACAACTGCGATGACTAACCAGAGAATCAGGTTTTTCGCCATGTCACTCAAGGGATTAACCTCATATTACAACTGTGTTAACAAATAACGCTCAGGGTACTATAGTTTTAGTCCTGTCGCTACAATGTATACTTCACGCGATCGAGCCCGCGAAGATTCAGGTTTACGAACTTTTACTTTCGTAAACAGGGAACGGATATCCCTAAGGTAGTCGTCAAAGCCTTCTCCCTGAAACACTTTAACAATGAAACTTCCCCCAGGTGCCAATACTGCACGGCACATATCCAATGCTAATTCAACTAGATACATAGAGCGAGGTATATCAACAGCCGGTGTCCCACTCATATTTGGCGCCATGTCAGACATGACCACCTGTACTTTTTTATCGCCAACTCGTTCTAGCAAAGCGGCGAGCACTGCTTCGTCGCGAAAATCCCCTTGTAGGAAGTCAACGCCAACGATTGGGTCCATCGGTAATAAGTCACATGCAATCACTCGACCATTATGACCTATTTGACTAACAACGTATTGTGACCAGCCCCCCGGGGCGGCACCTAAATCAACAACGGTCATACCTGGTTTAAAAATTTTATCACCTTGCTGGATTTCTTCCAGCTTAAACCATGCACGTGAGCGCAACCCTTTCTTTTGTGCTTGCTGAACATATTTATCACTAAAATGCTCTTGCAACCAGCGACTTGAGCTTGCCGAACGTTTTTTATTGGCCATTGTGCTTTCCAACTATACTAAAAGATCTACAACGATATTGCTGCTTCTTTACCATCGAACAGATATAATTGATGGTGATAGATATCAGATGGCGGTAGAATAAGCCATTTTCAATACTAACCAAGCAAAAAATCGATGAATCTTAATAAAAAACAAATTCAGCACCTAAAAAGTCTCGCTCACCACTTAAACCCTGTTGTTATGATTGGCAACAACGGCTTAACCGAAGGTGTCTTAGCCGAGATTGAACTTTCATTAACACATCATGAGCTTATCAAAGTCAAAATCGCAGGCGAAGATCGTGATACTAAAAATTTGATCGCTGATGCGATTGTTCGCGAAACTGGTGCAGTAAATGTACAAATTATTGGTAAAATTCTTGTCATCTATCGCCCGTCGGCAGATCGCAAAATCATTTTACCTAAATAATAACCCATCATTTATATAAAAATGCCATTGAAAGCATGTTTTATATGAAGAAAAAGGCCGCCTGCGGCCTTTTTCTTTAAATCAGGGAAATAATATAGCTAATTCAGGGAAATAGGAATCAGATATACTCAACTTTAAGAATTTCGAACTCAACATCTCCGCCTGGGGTTTTGATTGAGACCGCATCATCGACCTCTTTCCCAATCAAACCACGTGCTATCGGTGAGTTAACAGAAATTAAATTCACTTTGATATCCGCTTCGTCATCACCCACAATACGATACGTCAGCTCTTCATCAGTATCAACATTCAATACCGTCACTGTTGCACCGAAAATTACACGACCATTGTTGACCATTTTGGTCACATCAATGACTTGTGCGTGTGAAAGTTTCCCTTCGATTTCTTGAATACGGCCTTCACAAAAGCCTTGCTGCTCACGAGCTGCATGATATTCCGCATTTTCTTTTAAATCACCGTGTTCACGCGCTTCGGCGATTGACGCAATGATTTCTGGGCGGCGGACAGATTTCAGGAACTCAAGTTCCTCTCTTAGTTTGTCCGCACCAAATACCGTCATCGGGATCTGTTTCATTAATAAATACCTCGGTTTCAATCCTATCTAAAAACAAGTATCTTCCTGATTTTGTAACAACAGTACACCGAACACCTCTGAAAATCAGGGGGGCTCTAAGTAAATAACTCAATCAGACTCATGTACTCATTTATCTTATCATAATGTACGTTATTTTAACTGAGACTTAATAACGGGTCATCGTTTACTTTATAAGGCATTACACTTTAGTATGTGCAGTATGTCCACTTTAATGCGTGAAATCTATGTCATTACTTAACTTAACCAGAAAATGGATACTCACTTTCGGGATTACCTTAGCCAGTAGCCAAGTTTTTGCTATTCCCATTGATGAGTACAAGCAACACCTGCCAGACGGCACCAACCTCGCTCTGGTCGCGCAAAAAGTGGGAAGTAATACCCCATTGATTGATTATAATGCACAACAAATGGCGCTTCCTGCAAGTACACAAAAAGTCGTTACTGCTCTTGCCGCCTTGTTGCAACTGGGGCCAGACTACCGTTTTGTCACCAATTTCGAAACGAGCGCCAAACTGAATAATAATACGTTATCGGGGGATTTAGTGATTCGCTTTAGTGGCGACCCAACACTGACCCGCCAACAAATTCGTAATATGGCAAATGCACTAAAGCAAATTGGCATCCACAAAGTCGATGGTGACTTAATTGTCGATATTTCTGCATTTGCCAGCCACGATAAAGCACCGGGTTGGGTGTGGAATGATATGACCCAGTGCTTTAGTGCCCCACCAGCTGCTGCAATCATTGACCGAAATTGTTTTTCAGTTTCGCTTTACTCTGCCGAACGCGCTGGGGATATGGCGTTTATCAAAACTGCTAATTTTTACCCGGTGAATATGTTCAGCGAAGTTAAAACACTCGCTAAGGGCTCACCAGAAGCACGTTACTGTGAATTAGACGTCGTGCCAGGGGAATTAAACCGCTATACCTTAACAGGCTGCTTGACCCAGCGCAGTGAGCCGCTTCCACTCGCTTTTGCAGTGCAAAATGGTGCGAGCTACTCAGGGGCAATTGTCAAAAATGAATTAAAAACAGCGGGTATTGAGCTTACTGGCAATGTGAAAAAACGCACACAGCCAACCGCGCAATCACAAGTGTTGGTTAAAACGGAATCCAAGCCACTCCATGACTTGCTTAAAGTGATGCTGAAAAAATCCGACAATATGATCGCCGATACTGTTTTTCGGACAATTGGTCGTGAATATTATGGTGTTCCGGGAACTTGGCGATCAGGATCCGATGCCGTTAGGCAAGTGCTGAAACAAAAAGCGGGGATCGATCTTGGTAATACGGTAATGGTGGATGGATCCGGGCTTTCTCGCCACAACTTGATCACGCCAGCAACGATGATGGAGATCCTCCAGTTTATTGCTAAAAATGATCAACAGCTTGATTTTATTTCCATGCTCCCCCTTGCAGGTCATGACGGTACATTGCGCTACCGCGGTGGCTTCGACGAAGCGGGTGTAAACGGGAAAGTTTCAGCAAAAACGGGGGCATTGCAAGGGGTGTATAACCTCGCCGGCTTTATTACCACCGCGAGCGGGCAGCGCGTTGCATTTGTGCAGTTTATCTCTGCTTATGCAGTTCCACAAAGCCAACAACGTAGCCGCCGAGTACCATTAGTTCGTTTCGAAAGCCGGTTATATAAAGACCTGTATAAAAACAACTAATTACTAAGTTTCACCCATTAAAAAAGGCGCTTTTGCGCCTTTTTGTATTTCTAAGATAAATTATTTTTGGTAAATGATTTCGACGCCTTCGTCGTCATCTTCATCCCAATCATCATCCCAGTCATCGTCAACATCTTCAGCACCTGAAAGTTGCTCTTTGTGGTAATCATCCCACATAAATTCTACTTTCTCTGGTTGCTGTACATCTTCAGTTGTTGCCATATCTCGTGGTTGAGTATTCATAAACTCCATGATATCCCAGCATAGTGCTTTCACACCTTCATGGTTAACTGCTGAAATCATATAGAATTTATCTTCCCAGCCCATTGCTTTGGCAATTTCAGCTGCACGTGCCGCAGATTCTTCTTCACCTAAGATATCAATCTTGTTGAAGACTAACCAACGTGGTTTCGCTGCCAGTTTTTCACTGTATTTTTCTAATTCGCTGATAATGATCTTCGCATTTTCAACAGGATCAGATTCATCGATCGGGCAAATGTCGATCAGATGCAGCAAGACTCGGCAACGCTCTAAGTGTTTCAGGAATTGGATCCCAAGACCCGCACCTTCCGCAGCCCCTTCGATCAACCCTGGGATATCCGCCACAACGAAGCTTTGTTCGTTGTCCATACGCACCACACCTAAGCTTGGCACTAATGTGGTAAACGGATAGTCTGCTACTTTTGGTTTTGCCGCAGAGACAGAACGAATGAATGTGGATTTACCTGCATTAGGCATTCCCAGCATCCCAACATCTGCTAACAGCATCAATTCTAACAGTATTTCGCGTGTCTCACCTTTCGTACCCATGGTACGTTGGCGTGGAGCGCGGTTTACTGATGATTTAAAGCGGGTATTTCCAAGGCCATGGAAACCGCCCTTAGCGACCATATGGCGCTGTTCATGGCGCGTCATGTCACAAAGTACTTCGTTAGTGCCAAGATCGCGTACACGCGTTCCTATTGGCACTTTAACCGTGATATCTTGACCACGCTTACCTGTACATTCACGGCTTTGGCCATTTTGACCACGTTCTGCACGGAATGATTTTTCAAAGCGGTAATCGATTAACGTGTTGAGGTTTTCGTCTGCTTGTAAGTAAACGTCCCCACCATCGCCACCGTCACCACCGTCAGGTCCCCCTTTCGGGATATATTTTTCACGGCGGAAGCTGACACAACCATTGCCACCATCTCCTGCCACGACCAATATTTTGGCTTCATCTACAAATTTCATAACTCTTTCTCCGCTTCTGAGCCGCATAACGCTGGATGGCTGTTCTACTCAGAGATGGTGCATCTTTAATACGTGTGTAGTTCATTAAAGATCAAATATCTGAATATAAAAAGCCCCGCAAAAAGTTTTGCAGGGCTTTAAGTCTGAATTAAAGATCAGAAAACTTATTCAGCTTCGATGCTGATAAATTTACGATTGTTTGGACCTTTAACTTCAAATTTCACTTTACCATCCGCTAATGCGAACAGAGTGTGGTCACGGCCACAACCTACGTTGCTGCCTGCGTGGAACTTAGTACCACGTTGACGAACGATGATGCTGCCTGCTAATACCGCTTCACCACCAAAACGTTTAACACCTAAACGTTTTGCTTCTGAGTCACGACCGTTACGAGTCGAACCACCAGCCTTTTTATGTGCCATTAATCTGCTCTCCTAAATCTTAAGCGATGACAGTGATCTTAACATCAGTGAACCACTGACGATGACCCTGTTGTTTACGGCTATGTTTACGACGACGGAATTTGACGATTTTAACTTTCTCGCCACGACCGTGTGCAACCACTTCCGCTTTCACTTTAACGCCTTCAACGACAGGAGCGCCGATTTGGATCTCATCGCCATTAGCAACCATTAAAACTTGATCAAATTCAACAGTTTCACCTGTTGCGATGTCCAGCTTTTCTAGGCGGACAGTTTGACCTTCGCTAACTCGGTGTTGTTTACCACCACTTTGGAAAACCGCGTACATATTAACTCCGCTTTCCGCGTACTCGCTAAATATTTCAATTCCAGAGCACGCTATAAAATATTCACAATAGGGCGCGAATTCTACGCAAAAAAGCATCAGAACACAAGCCAATAATGCGGTTAGATGACAAAAAATACGACTTTTTTCTCAACAACCTCTTTTTAGTACTGATTTAGTGCCAATAACTCAAATTGTTACTTATTTAAACATTTTTTGCATCACACCTGATAATCTTATTATTAATAATGTTATGCTAATGGTATAAGTGTTCTAATCGGTCTCCCATTTTGCTATTCAGGGAATGAACCAAAAACTAATAATATGAATAAATTACGATGAATTTAGAATCTATTATTGAACTAACAACTGAGGATATGTCAGCGGTAAACGAAGCCATCCTCAGTCAATTGAATTCAGATGTTGCGCTAATTAACCAGCTTGGTTATTACATTGTCAGTGGTGGAGGCAAAAGGATCCGCCCAATGATCGCGATACTGGCAGGAAGATCCTTAGGCTACTCTGGGCATAAACATACCCAAGTTGCTGCATTGATCGAGTTCATCCATACCGCAACATTATTGCATGATGATGTTGTTGATGAATCGGACATGCGTCGTGGAAAACAAACAGCAAATGCGGTGTTTGGTAACGCTGCAAGTGTGCTAGTGGGTGACTTTATTTATACACGATCCTTCCAAATGATGACGGATCTTGATTCAATGCGCGTTCTCAAACTTATGTCTGAAGCCACTAATGTGATCGCTGAAGGCGAAGTTTTACAGCTCATGAACTGTAATGATCCGAATATTACTGAAGAAAACTACATGCAAGTGATCTACAGTAAAACGGCACGTTTATTCGAAGCTGCGGCTCATGCGTCAGCTATTTTAGCGAGTGCAACACCTGAGCAAGAAAAAGCATTACAGGATTATGGTCGTTATATCGGTACCGCGTTCCAGTTAATTGATGATTTACTGGATTACGATGCTGATAACGCTCAATTAGGTAAAAATACGGGTGATGACCTCGACGAAGGTAAACCAACGCTTCCTCTTCTTCACGCCATGCAAAATGGAAATGAAGAAGAGTCTACATTGATTCGCCAAGCCATTGAGCAGGGTAACGGCCGTCATTTGTTAGAGACCGTTTTAGCTACGATGAAGCGCTGTGGTTCACTTGAGTACACGTATGCACGTGCGCAAGAGGAAGCGCAAAAAGCGATTAATGCACTAAATGCCATTGATGATTCTATTTATAAAGAAGCTTTAATTGGGCTTGCACATATCGCTATCCAGCGTCATTCCTAAAGCTCGCTATACGCTGTTTAAGAAAAGGGGAAAATTATTTTTCCCCTTTTTCGTCTTCATCTATCTGGGCAAGTAGTGAAGATAGACCATAACGCAAAATGTATTTTACGATTTTATTGCGTTCAGTTTCTGTCAGTTGATAGTACGCCTCTGACCAGATTTGTAGTGCATCTGTTCGTTGGCTTTGGTAAGGCGCTGATGGCTCGTATAAGCTTAATTGGCCTTGAATCTCACTGGGTAGGCTTTCAATATAATACTCAACGGCTTTACCCTGGACACCCCGCTTTCGCCGGTTTTTCCAGCCCTCTCGTCTTGCCATCAGGTTAACGCCCTGTGGCGAAGTTGGCAGACCTTCTAGCCCTGCGAGCTCTTTCGCAGTGAACCACAATTTTTTCATATCTTCACTTTCACGCTTATATTATGAAACCTGCTATTGCAGCTTTACCAAATCGTCATCTGTTAAAAAAGATTTAGACTAAATATAATATTATTTTTATATAATTAGTTATTTACAACTTAAGTATTTGTAAACGATTTTTTATTAATTAAATCAATTAGTGCTAAGGCCCCTTCACGTATAATGAATGCTAAGATCACCTCACGTTCATCATTGGAAAGTTGGTTGTAAGCCTCTTGCCAAATAAACGAATTGTCATTTCGTTTTACCTGATAGTTTGCCGACGCTTCGCTTACAAATTGGCCTTCAAAAATATCAATAGGTATCGAGCTAATGTGGTATTCCAATGCTTTTCCTTGAATGCCTTTCCTTTTGCGACAAATCCAATTTTCACGCCTAGCCATAGCATTAATGCCCTGAGTCGTCATAGGAAGCCCTTGCAACCCAACTAACTCTTTTGCTGTTAGCCATTCCTTGTACATACTGACCCTCCTAGTCCTGATGACAATGTATTTACAGTTGCTGAAAACTATCTATATTTTCTTAAAAACAGTTAACTCATTCATTTTATTAATAACAGGAAATAATAATATGCAAATGATATATGTTATTTGCATTCTAATTTCTTTTAATAACAGATAATTAAATAATTTACTCGCTAATAATTTAAGTAATTTTGTTGAGTAATTTAGATATATTACCAATACGAGTAACGAGTAGCAGTAAATACGCCATTCCCAATACTAACTAGAAAGAGTTAGTTTTATTTTCAAAGTTTTATCTTAATTCACAGTTATTAATTCTAACTTTCCATTTAATTTCACAAAAACCACGATAGTTTCATAAAATAGAATTTTTAGAAAAAATCAGAAATTATTTTGGGAAATTTCTGTTATTTTATTTCCAATAACAGGGCGATTGTATTGAATGTATCACAATATCCCGTTACTCGTACCATTAACTCTACATGATTATGAATGAAAAAAGGACTAAAAAATGATTTTACGGAAGTCAGACTGGCACCCAGCAGACATCATCGCTGCATTACGCAAGCGCGGGACGACACTTGCTGCAATTTCACGTGAAGCAGGGCTGAGCTCTTCAACACTTGCGAATGCACTTTCACGCCCATGGCCTAAAGGGGAATGGATCATTGCCAATTTTTTAGGGATCCACCCATCTGAAATTTGGCCAAGCCGCTATTATGACCCGATTACGGGGAGTTTATTAGAAAGGAAAGTAAGAGAAAAAACGCCAGTGGAAGACTAAAATCGAATGAAAATAACTATAAAGCCGTGAATAAAAGATGTATTTATTCACGGCTTTATCTTTTTATCATTATTCAATAAAGAAAATATTATTTCATACGCGCAAAACCATCAGCCAAATCTTGTTTTAAGTCATCCAGATTTTCTAAACCAATTTGAAGTCGCAATGTTGGGCCGCCCGGATCCCAATGGGTAACGGTACGGTATTCAGCGCAATTGAATGGAATAATTAAGCTTTCAAAGCCGCCCCATGAATAACCCATACCAAAAATTGATAGCCCATCGAGCATTTTTGCAATATCGGTTTGAGTGTATTTCGGGTCTAACACGATGGAAAATAACCCTGATGACCCTGTGAAATCCCTTTTCCAAATTTCATGCCCTGGACAATCGGGAAATGCAGGGTGCAAAATGCGGGTCACTTCTGGGCGTTCTTGTAGCCAGTGAGCGATGTTTAGCGCTCTTTCTTGAGCTTCTTTTAAGCGAATCGGCAACGTTCTCATGCCGCGTAAAGCCAGAAAACAGTCTTCTGCTCCCGGCAACATCGCCATGTAATCATACGTTTCACGTAGTTTTGGCCACCATGCTTGATTTGCAGAAACAATCCCCATCAACAAGTCAGAGTGACCGCCTAAATATTTAGTTCCGGCTTCGAGTGAAATATCACAGCCCAGTTCATGCGCTTTAAAAAACAGAGGCGTCGCCCATGTGTTGTCGATGATAGTGGCAATATTATGCCTTTTCGCCACATCGACAATTGCAGGGACATCTTGAATTTCAAAACTTTGAGAACCCGGAGACTCTAAAAAAATGGTGCTGGTATTTGTCCGCACGAGCGTTTCAATCTCTGCACCAATCATCGGATCATAATAGGTGGTCTCAATCCCCATTTTGTCCAATAACCCATGGCAAAACTTGCGGGTTGGCCGATAAACGCTATCAGGCATCAGTAGGTGGTCACCCGTTTTTAGTGTCGTCAACAAGGCTAAGACAATTGCCCCTAACCCTGACGGTGATAACACTGTACCTTCAGCGCCAGCAAGAACAGACCACGCTTGCTCAAGCTGTTTAATCGTTGGTGTACCCGCAGTACCGTAGTTAAATTCTGCTCTATCGTTGATTAAGGCATCAACCGTTGGGAACACCACCGTCGAACCACGATAAACCGGGGCGTTTACGAACCCTGCTTGTTTCGCAGGGTCTCTTCCAAGCTGGGTCACTTGTGTATCAACATGAAACTCAGAAACTGCTTTTTTCTTCATGAGATCCTCTCATCAACATCATTATTTATTCGAAAAACTTAAAGAATGGCGATAGGCATAACAGCACACCAAAGAAGATGATGAACCACACTGTTGGGCCTTTAAATTTGTGTAGTGCGGGCACTTTGTAAACCAGATAGCAAGGGATCAGGCAAGAAACGATACCAAACAGTGGGCCACCTAATTGCATAAAGAACAGGATGGAGAACCGTGTTGAAACCCAGAACCACAGTGCGATGATCACCCCTAAGCATACACCATAGTGTAATACCGTTTGGTTAATACGCTCTTCAGGCATGAATCGAGTGAGGATATTCACCACAATGCCTTTTATCGCTTCTTGAAAGCCCAAATAAATCCCTAAGAATGCCGTTAAGATAGCAAAAATATTCAGCAATGCCGTCATCACTTTCACCACGGCACCGGGTATAACCTGTGCAGCAATCGCTAATGCAGAGATATTTTGCTCAAAAGCAGAGACCGCTTGTTCATGGCTGATTGAGAAAGTAAAAGAAAATGCAAAGAACAAGACAGCAACCGCTAAAATAATATATGCCACTCGATTAGCTCGTATTGCACGATACGTGGCAATGCGCTTATCACTTTCAACCTTACGATAGGCAATGTTCATTGGGCTTAAGATTTGCACAAATAATATAGAAAATAACGTAAATGGCAGCGTTAAGAAAACATCTCGCATAAATGGAAAAAAATCAGGAAACGCAGTGATATTGGCAAAGTTCCAATATGGCACCATCACAACACCAAGCAGCACAATGATACCAAATTTCACGATAACCATTGGGCCAGACACTTTAAACAGCAGCCTTTCCCCTTGTGCCGCTATCGCCACTAATACTGTAATAATAATCAAACCATACCAAACCGAATCGGATAATAACCCCTCGGTTAATCCAAAGGTTTTAATATATGAGGCGCTGTCGAAGGTCACGGCTAATGAATAAGAGAACATGCCGTGTAATAACATTAAAAAATACGCGATCCCTAATGCTATCCCCCAATTTTTTCCTAAATATTGTGTAATAACACTCGCATAGTCATTACATTCTTCAGATTCTGATAAAGTTCTGAGATATAAATTCTGTAACCAATAAATGGCTGGATAAGAAAGCATAGTGGCGGCAATAAACACCCAAATACCTTTAATACCGATTTGCACAGGCATAAATACAATTCCTGAGCCAATCGCCATTCCAATACATAAAATTACCCAACCCACATCATATTTTGTAAAAGGGATTTTTTTGGTATCAATCGGATTACCTGCACTTGCCTGAATACTATTAGACATAGTCTATTCCTCAACGTTATAGATTTAATTATTAAAAAAGTTAGGAACAACGTTATTTGTTGGCGTTAATTCTTTATTTTCGCCATTTTTTAATACTGGTGTGGCACGAGCAAACTGCGATAAATTCACAATTATAGTATGCTGGAATAAACGGGTTTGATAGGGCAGGACAATGCTAATAAATAAAAACACTTTTGCGTTCAAAGCAAAAATTGACAGCTACGCGATTTTTCGACATTTGGAGTTATTCATCAAAATTGTCGAATGTAATAGCTTTAGTCTAGCTGCAAAAAAGCTGAATGTAACGCCATCATCCGTCAGTCGAGGGCTACAGCAGCTAGAGGATCAACTGGGCGTCGTCTTGCTAAAGCGTACAACCCGAAATTTTATTTTGACTGATGCAGGGCGCTATTTATTGCAACGATCGCAAAACTTATTGGCTGATCTTGATGACTCACTGATTAATACCGCCAGCTTTTATCAACACGCTCAAGGGCAATTAAAGATCACTTGTTCCATTGCATTTGGTGTCTGCCATTTAATGCAAATATATAGCGAATATCGCGAAACCAATCCCAAAGTTAGTTTATCCGTTGACCTTAATGATGAACTGATTAATTTAAATGAAGTGGATTTTGATATTGCGTTACGTATTACCAGCCACCCACCTGAGAATTTCGCATTACGGAAAATTTGCAACATTAATTGGGTATATTGTGGTAGCCGAACCTATTTCGACCGTTATGGTATTCCGCAATCCCCTGCCGATATCGCATCACATAATTGCTTAATTAACCCGAATATCCCTGATACATGGCGAATGACGGATAAAGACGGTAGCGCTTATCCTTTGGAAATTAATAATATGATTGAGGTGAACAGCAGCTTAGGTTTATTAGAGGCCGCGCGTTGCCACCAAGGTATTGTTTGTTTGCCCACGTATATGTTAGGCAATTATATTGAAAATGGGGAATTGCTCCCTGTTTTGCTGGATTACGACCCGAAATCAACCCCATTTGCGCTGTACGCTTTATATCACCCTGCGCATACGCATTCGCCGAAAATCAGAACGTTTATTGATTTTTTAGTAGAAAAAATACCATCAGACCCACATTGGGATCATTGGATGCGCCAACATGCCTCGTAGTGATGCTTCGTAATAATAATGTCGAAACTAAAAAGGTTGAGTTTTATAAAAACTCAACCTTTTCGATTAGGAAAAATTAATGGGTATTAGCCCCATTAATGAATTTTTCACCTAATTCGATATCCGCTTTCAGGACATCTAACATATCTTTCAGCGCTTTTTCTTCAAATGCACTTAATTTGCCGATTGGCAGGTGTTTTTCGATACCGTTTTTACCTAAAACAACCGGTTGTGCGAAGAAACGTGCGTGTTGGCCTTCGCCTTCAGTGTAAACACACTCAACCACGTTGCTTTCACCTTGCAGACCACGAATTAAAGATAAACCTAAACGTGCTGCTGCTTGGCCCATAGA
The window above is part of the Providencia sp. R33 genome. Proteins encoded here:
- the cgtA gene encoding Obg family GTPase CgtA, whose product is MKFVDEAKILVVAGDGGNGCVSFRREKYIPKGGPDGGDGGDGGDVYLQADENLNTLIDYRFEKSFRAERGQNGQSRECTGKRGQDITVKVPIGTRVRDLGTNEVLCDMTRHEQRHMVAKGGFHGLGNTRFKSSVNRAPRQRTMGTKGETREILLELMLLADVGMLGMPNAGKSTFIRSVSAAKPKVADYPFTTLVPSLGVVRMDNEQSFVVADIPGLIEGAAEGAGLGIQFLKHLERCRVLLHLIDICPIDESDPVENAKIIISELEKYSEKLAAKPRWLVFNKIDILGEEESAARAAEIAKAMGWEDKFYMISAVNHEGVKALCWDIMEFMNTQPRDMATTEDVQQPEKVEFMWDDYHKEQLSGAEDVDDDWDDDWDEDDDEGVEIIYQK
- the rpmA gene encoding 50S ribosomal protein L27, whose amino-acid sequence is MAHKKAGGSTRNGRDSEAKRLGVKRFGGEAVLAGSIIVRQRGTKFHAGSNVGCGRDHTLFALADGKVKFEVKGPNNRKFISIEAE
- the rplU gene encoding 50S ribosomal protein L21, with amino-acid sequence MYAVFQSGGKQHRVSEGQTVRLEKLDIATGETVEFDQVLMVANGDEIQIGAPVVEGVKVKAEVVAHGRGEKVKIVKFRRRKHSRKQQGHRQWFTDVKITVIA
- the ispB gene encoding octaprenyl diphosphate synthase, giving the protein MNLESIIELTTEDMSAVNEAILSQLNSDVALINQLGYYIVSGGGKRIRPMIAILAGRSLGYSGHKHTQVAALIEFIHTATLLHDDVVDESDMRRGKQTANAVFGNAASVLVGDFIYTRSFQMMTDLDSMRVLKLMSEATNVIAEGEVLQLMNCNDPNITEENYMQVIYSKTARLFEAAAHASAILASATPEQEKALQDYGRYIGTAFQLIDDLLDYDADNAQLGKNTGDDLDEGKPTLPLLHAMQNGNEEESTLIRQAIEQGNGRHLLETVLATMKRCGSLEYTYARAQEEAQKAINALNAIDDSIYKEALIGLAHIAIQRHS
- a CDS encoding DNA-binding protein — protein: MKKLWFTAKELAGLEGLPTSPQGVNLMARREGWKNRRKRGVQGKAVEYYIESLPSEIQGQLSLYEPSAPYQSQRTDALQIWSEAYYQLTETERNKIVKYILRYGLSSLLAQIDEDEKGEK
- a CDS encoding DNA-binding protein, whose protein sequence is MYKEWLTAKELVGLQGLPMTTQGINAMARRENWICRKRKGIQGKALEYHISSIPIDIFEGQFVSEASANYQVKRNDNSFIWQEAYNQLSNDEREVILAFIIREGALALIDLINKKSFTNT
- a CDS encoding helix-turn-helix domain-containing protein — encoded protein: MILRKSDWHPADIIAALRKRGTTLAAISREAGLSSSTLANALSRPWPKGEWIIANFLGIHPSEIWPSRYYDPITGSLLERKVREKTPVED
- the metC gene encoding cystathionine beta-lyase, producing MKKKAVSEFHVDTQVTQLGRDPAKQAGFVNAPVYRGSTVVFPTVDALINDRAEFNYGTAGTPTIKQLEQAWSVLAGAEGTVLSPSGLGAIVLALLTTLKTGDHLLMPDSVYRPTRKFCHGLLDKMGIETTYYDPMIGAEIETLVRTNTSTIFLESPGSQSFEIQDVPAIVDVAKRHNIATIIDNTWATPLFFKAHELGCDISLEAGTKYLGGHSDLLMGIVSANQAWWPKLRETYDYMAMLPGAEDCFLALRGMRTLPIRLKEAQERALNIAHWLQERPEVTRILHPAFPDCPGHEIWKRDFTGSSGLFSIVLDPKYTQTDIAKMLDGLSIFGMGYSWGGFESLIIPFNCAEYRTVTHWDPGGPTLRLQIGLENLDDLKQDLADGFARMK